The Enterobacter huaxiensis sequence TACCATCAGCTGACGGTGGGGGAGAAAGGAACGTTGAGCTACAAAGGGTCGCGATTTGAAGGGTTTGAACCGGAGCAGTAATTTTCCCCTCACCCCGGCCCTCTCCCACAGGGAGAAGGTGTAATCGTTCCCTCTCCCTGTGGGAGAGGGTTAGGGTGAGGGCACCGGGCCGCACCTTACTTCTTCACCTGCGCCTTAAACTTTTTCATCCACACCAGCAGTTCAAACACGCCGAAAATAAACACGCGCAGCTGCTGCCAGCCCGTCATCTGCGGCCCGTCTTTCGGCAGACCATTTTTCAGCATCACCATCTGCAGGGCGTGCATGAACGAGGTAAAAATCAGCGCCACGTTAACGAAAATGTTCATCGGGCGCGGGAAGGGGTGCACCAGATTCAGGATCAGGAACGCCCAGACGCCCAGCATCAGCAAACGTCCCAGGTTAATCAGTACCGGCATCGGATCCTCCTTGTGCCTGGCGGTGATAAAGACGATAAGCGACCTGGCCTGCGACCTTTTCGCGGTGCAGATCCCAGTGGGCGGGTACCGGCGGCATACCGTTTTCCACTTCGCTTTCTACATAGATTAGCGCGTCATCCGCCAGCCAGCCGTTTTGCTCCAGCAGGGATAACGTCTCTTCCAGCAGCCCTTTGCGGAACGGCGGGTCGACAAATACCACGCTGTGCGGCGTGCCCGGCTGCGCGAGGAAGCTCAGCGTATTGGTGTTCACCACCTTCGCATTCGTCGCCTTCAGCGTTGCCAGATTTTGCTGCAGCGTCTGCGCAACGCCGCGCTCCATCTCCAGCAGCGTGGCGCTGGCGGCATAGCGCGACAGCGCCTCAAGCCCTAATGCACCGCTTCCGGCGAAGCAGTCCAGGCAGCGGGCGTCTACCATTGACGGGGCGAGCCAGTTAAACAGCGTCTCGCGAACGCGGTCGGTAGTCGGGCGTAGACCGGGGCTGTCCGGCACCGGTAATTTCCGGCCTCGCCACTGGCCGCCGATAATCCGTATTTGACCGGCCGGGGCGCGGTTGGGTTTCTTCATTTCAGGAAAGCTCTGTTAACAATTGGCCTGCGATTGCGGGCGGTGATGTCAATTAAGTAAAGTGTTAGACTATTTCATCATTTTTTTAGCTTCCATGTATATAGCGCCGCGAGGAGTGTAGTCGCAGATGGCAAAACAAAAAAAACGTGGCTTCTTTTCCTGGCTGGGCTTCGGTGAAAAAGAGCAAGAAACAGAACAGAAAACCGAAGAACAACAAGCCGTTGAAGAGCAGTCGCAGCCTGAAACGCCTGTAGAAACCGCCGCGGTTGTCGAAGCGGAAGAAACGGCGCACAGCAAAGAAGAGATTGAATCCTTTGCTGAAGAGGTGGTTGAGATCACTGAACAGGTTCAGGAAAGCGAGAAGCCCGAGCCGGTTGTGATTGAAGAGGTTGCTGAGGTCATCGAGGTTGTCGAGACGCCTCCGGCGGCCATCGAACACGAAGAGCTGCCGCTGCCGGAAGCGGTAAAAGCTGAAGAGGTTTCTGCCGAAGAGTGGCAGGCCGAAGCGGAAACCGTTGAAATTGTTGAAGCGGTGGAAGAAGAAGCGGCACTCGAGCCAGAGCTGACCGACGAAGAGCTGGAAGCCCAGGCGCTGGCGGCAGACGCCGCGGAAGAAGCGGTCATCGTCGTGCCGGTGGAAGAGCAGCCGGAAGAAGATGCCGTTCAGGAGCAGGAAAAACCGACCAAAGAAGGTTTCTTCGCGCGCCTGAAGCGTAGCCTGCTCAAAACCAAAGAAAACTTAGGTTCCGGATTTATCAGTCTGTTCCGCGGCAAAAAGATCGACGACGATCTGTTTGAAGAGCTGGAAGAGCAGCTGCTGATTGCGGACGTGGGTGTGGAAACCACCCGTAAGATCATCGCCAACCTGACCGAAGGGGCGAGCCGCAAGCAGCTGCGTGATGCCGAGGCGCTGTACGGCCTGCTGAAAGACGAGATGGGCGAAATTCTCGCAAAAGTTGACGAACCGCTTAATATTGAAGGCAAAACGCCATTTGTTATTCTGATGGTTGGCGTTAACGGCGTGGGTAAAACCACCACCATCGGCAAGCTGGCGCGTCAGTTCGAGCAGCAGGGTAAATCCGTGATGCTGGCAGCGGGCGATACCTTCCGCGCGGCGGCTGTTGAGCAGCTGCAGGTCTGGGGCCAGCGCAACAATATTCCGGTGATTGCTCAGCATACCGGTGCGGATTCCGCGTCCGTGATCTTCGATGCCATCCAGGCGGCGAAGGCGCGTAACGTAGACGTGCTGATTGCCGATACCGCAGGGCGTTTGCAGAACAAATCGCACCTGATGGAAGAGTTGAAGAAAATCGTCCGCGTCATGAAGAAGCTGGACGAAGAAGCACCGCATGAAATTATGCTGACTATTGACGCCAGCACCGGGCAGAACGCCATTAGCCAGGCGAAGCTGTTCCATGAAGCGGTAGGACTGACGGGGATCGCGCTGACCAAGCTGGACGGCACAGCCAAGGGCGGGGTGATCTTCTCCGTAGCCGACCAGTTCGGCATTCCTATCCGTTACATCGGTGTGGGCGAGCGTATTGAGGATTTGCGTCCGTTTAAGGCGGACGACTTTATTGAGGCATTATTTGCCCGAGAGGACTAACAATGATTCGCTTTGAACACGTCAGCAAGGCCTATCTCGGTGGGAGACAAGCGCTGCAGGGGGTAACATTCCACCTGCAGCCGGGCGAGATGGCATTCCTGACCGGCCATTCCGGCGCGGGGAAAAGTACCCTGCTCAAGCTTATCTGTGGGATCGAACGGCCAAGCGCCGGGAA is a genomic window containing:
- the ftsY gene encoding signal recognition particle-docking protein FtsY is translated as MAKQKKRGFFSWLGFGEKEQETEQKTEEQQAVEEQSQPETPVETAAVVEAEETAHSKEEIESFAEEVVEITEQVQESEKPEPVVIEEVAEVIEVVETPPAAIEHEELPLPEAVKAEEVSAEEWQAEAETVEIVEAVEEEAALEPELTDEELEAQALAADAAEEAVIVVPVEEQPEEDAVQEQEKPTKEGFFARLKRSLLKTKENLGSGFISLFRGKKIDDDLFEELEEQLLIADVGVETTRKIIANLTEGASRKQLRDAEALYGLLKDEMGEILAKVDEPLNIEGKTPFVILMVGVNGVGKTTTIGKLARQFEQQGKSVMLAAGDTFRAAAVEQLQVWGQRNNIPVIAQHTGADSASVIFDAIQAAKARNVDVLIADTAGRLQNKSHLMEELKKIVRVMKKLDEEAPHEIMLTIDASTGQNAISQAKLFHEAVGLTGIALTKLDGTAKGGVIFSVADQFGIPIRYIGVGERIEDLRPFKADDFIEALFARED
- the rsmD gene encoding 16S rRNA (guanine(966)-N(2))-methyltransferase codes for the protein MKKPNRAPAGQIRIIGGQWRGRKLPVPDSPGLRPTTDRVRETLFNWLAPSMVDARCLDCFAGSGALGLEALSRYAASATLLEMERGVAQTLQQNLATLKATNAKVVNTNTLSFLAQPGTPHSVVFVDPPFRKGLLEETLSLLEQNGWLADDALIYVESEVENGMPPVPAHWDLHREKVAGQVAYRLYHRQAQGGSDAGTD
- a CDS encoding DUF1145 family protein gives rise to the protein MPVLINLGRLLMLGVWAFLILNLVHPFPRPMNIFVNVALIFTSFMHALQMVMLKNGLPKDGPQMTGWQQLRVFIFGVFELLVWMKKFKAQVKK